A region of Lacinutrix sp. Hel_I_90 DNA encodes the following proteins:
- the sucC gene encoding ADP-forming succinate--CoA ligase subunit beta, which yields MNLHEYQGKELLSTFGVRIQRGIVAKNAAEAVTAAKRLTAETGTGWHVIKAQVHAGGRGKGGGVKLAKSLEEVESIAEQIIGMDLVTPQTSAEGKRVHQVLVAEDVYYPGASEPTEFYMSVLLNRGTGRNMIMYSTEGGMDIETVAEETPHLIFTEEIDPATGILPFQARRIAFNLGLSGAAFKDMTKFVTALYTAYDKSDASLFEINPVLKTSDDKIMAVDAKVTLDDNALYRHKDLAELRDLREESPIEVEAGELGLNYVDLDGNVGCMVNGAGLAMATMDLIKQAGGEPANFLDVGGTADAKRVEAAFRIILKDKGVKAILINIFGGIVRCDRVAQGVVDAYKNMGDAINVPIIVRLQGTNADIAKELIDNSGLDVMSATEFQEAADKVQAVLA from the coding sequence ATGAATTTACACGAATATCAAGGAAAAGAATTATTAAGCACATTTGGCGTACGTATACAACGCGGTATTGTTGCTAAAAATGCTGCCGAGGCGGTAACTGCTGCAAAGCGCTTAACTGCTGAAACTGGAACAGGATGGCATGTTATAAAAGCACAGGTTCATGCAGGTGGACGTGGAAAAGGTGGTGGTGTAAAGCTAGCTAAAAGTCTAGAAGAAGTTGAAAGTATTGCAGAACAAATTATAGGAATGGATTTAGTAACACCTCAAACTTCTGCCGAAGGGAAGCGTGTTCACCAGGTTTTAGTTGCTGAAGATGTATATTACCCTGGCGCTTCTGAGCCTACTGAATTTTACATGTCGGTTTTATTAAATCGTGGTACAGGACGTAATATGATTATGTATTCTACTGAAGGTGGTATGGATATTGAAACCGTAGCCGAAGAAACTCCTCACTTAATTTTTACTGAAGAAATAGATCCTGCGACGGGTATTTTGCCTTTTCAGGCGCGTCGTATTGCTTTTAATTTAGGATTATCTGGTGCTGCTTTTAAAGACATGACAAAATTTGTTACTGCTTTATATACCGCTTATGATAAGTCGGATGCCTCTTTATTTGAAATCAATCCGGTTTTAAAAACCAGTGATGATAAAATAATGGCAGTAGATGCAAAAGTAACACTAGATGATAATGCCTTATACAGACATAAAGACTTAGCCGAATTACGTGATTTACGTGAAGAAAGCCCAATAGAAGTTGAAGCTGGAGAGTTAGGCCTAAACTATGTAGACCTTGATGGAAACGTTGGTTGTATGGTTAACGGTGCTGGTTTAGCGATGGCTACGATGGATTTAATAAAGCAGGCAGGTGGAGAACCAGCAAACTTTTTAGATGTTGGTGGTACTGCAGATGCTAAACGTGTTGAAGCTGCTTTTAGAATTATTCTAAAAGACAAAGGCGTTAAAGCAATCTTAATTAATATTTTTGGTGGTATTGTACGTTGCGACCGTGTAGCACAAGGGGTTGTAGACGCCTATAAAAACATGGGAGACGCTATTAACGTTCCAATTATTGTTCGTCTGCAAGGTACTAACGCAGACATCGCTAAAGAACTCATTGATAACTCTGGATTAGATGTTATGAGTGCCACTGAATTTCAAGAAGCAGCAGATAAGGTACAAGCCGTATTAGCTTAA
- the lysA gene encoding diaminopimelate decarboxylase — translation MQHNQLLKIAKDFGSPIYIYDSEVISGQYKRLMSAFSNVKQVKINYAVKALSNISILKLMRTLGAGLDTVSIQEVKLGLTAGFPAEKIIFTPNGVSLEEIETVAKLGCQINIDNLSILEQFGTKHPEIPVCIRINPHVMAGGNTNISVGHIDSKFGISIHQIPHILRIVENTRMHINGIHMHTGSDILDIDVFLYASEILFETAKNFKTLDFIDFGSGFKVPYKAGDIETNIEEFGEKLTKRFNEFCEEYGKDLTIAFEPGKFLVSAAGQFLAKVNVVKQTTSTVFAQVDSGFNHFIRPMLYGSQHEIENLSNPSGRERFYSVVGYICETDTFANNRRIAEINEGDILAFKNAGAYSFTMASNYNSRYRPAEVLWHNGEAHLIRKRETFDDILRNQIEIDLKPKKKSVKA, via the coding sequence ATGCAACACAACCAATTACTTAAAATAGCTAAAGACTTTGGAAGTCCCATTTATATCTATGATTCTGAAGTGATTTCTGGTCAATATAAGCGTTTAATGTCAGCGTTTAGTAACGTTAAACAGGTGAAAATCAACTATGCAGTTAAGGCTTTATCTAACATTTCAATCTTAAAATTAATGCGTACTCTTGGTGCGGGATTAGACACCGTATCCATACAAGAGGTAAAATTGGGCTTGACTGCAGGATTTCCAGCAGAAAAAATAATTTTCACTCCTAATGGCGTGTCACTAGAAGAAATTGAAACCGTTGCTAAATTAGGGTGTCAGATAAATATTGATAATCTGTCCATTTTAGAACAGTTTGGTACAAAGCATCCCGAAATACCAGTGTGTATTAGAATCAATCCTCATGTAATGGCCGGCGGTAATACGAATATTTCAGTCGGACATATTGATAGTAAATTTGGGATTTCAATTCACCAAATTCCTCACATTCTGAGAATCGTTGAGAATACTAGAATGCATATCAATGGTATTCATATGCATACGGGAAGTGATATTTTAGATATTGATGTTTTTTTATATGCTAGCGAGATATTATTTGAAACAGCCAAAAACTTCAAAACTCTTGATTTTATAGATTTTGGTTCTGGTTTTAAAGTCCCATATAAGGCTGGTGATATTGAAACGAATATTGAAGAATTTGGCGAAAAGTTAACCAAAAGGTTTAATGAATTTTGTGAAGAATACGGAAAAGACTTAACCATTGCATTTGAACCAGGAAAGTTTTTAGTGAGTGCAGCGGGTCAATTTTTAGCTAAAGTTAATGTTGTAAAACAGACTACTTCTACTGTTTTTGCACAAGTAGATTCTGGGTTTAATCATTTTATTAGACCCATGCTATATGGCTCGCAGCATGAAATTGAAAACCTATCAAATCCTAGTGGGCGAGAACGATTTTACAGTGTTGTAGGTTACATTTGTGAAACAGATACCTTCGCTAATAATAGGCGTATTGCTGAAATTAATGAAGGTGATATTCTAGCCTTTAAAAATGCCGGTGCGTATAGTTTTACAATGGCTAGTAATTATAATTCACGTTATCGCCCTGCTGAGGTGCTGTGGCATAATGGGGAAGCCCATTTAATTAGAAAGCGTGAAACTTTTGATGATATATTAAGAAATCAAATTGAAATAGATTTAAAACCAAAGAAAAAAAGCGTTAAGGCTTAA